DNA from Pseudomonas putida:
TTGCATAGGCTTCCTCAATCCTGACCAAGCCTGAGCGCTCATAGATCCCGATGAACAACTGGGTATCCCCAGAGCTGGATCTGCCCATGCCCAAAATACTGCTCATCGATGTCGCATCCTTGCCTCCTGATCACCTCTCCTTCAAGCGAGCTTAGTCCGTTTCGTCTAGAGCGGCGTTTTCAATCATTTCGGGACATTCCAATACATGCCTTCTTTGACTCACGCATGCTCATATGGCCGCTGGGAATTCGGTGACTCCATGCTTCTTCACCAGGAAAGCTGCCAGTTCGGAACTCCGTATTCAGCGATGGATCATCAGATCATGGATGATCACTTTCGCGTTTAGGATGTCGCCCATTCTCCAGGTGCGATCCCTCATGAGCGTCACCAAGCATCGCCCGGTCAGAGCTAAGGCCACGATCATCTGCTCACGAAATGACAAGGTTCTGCTAGTCCGCAGGAAGGGTGCTAAATGGAAGTTTCCAAGCGGCGTGCTCGCGACCGGTGAAGCGCCAATCGTCGCCGCTGCCCGTGAGCTTTGGAAGGGGCTAGCGCTTCATCGCACAAGCTTGAACGCTGTGGGCACTGTCGAGGTAGGCAACGTTCTCCACCATATTTTTACGACTGACGTACCCGACGGTTGCTGCGTCGCGCTTGGCAGAGGCATCGTTGATTGTAAGTGGATTTGTTGGGAGGACTTGAGTTCAACCATGCTGAAGCCCACAGCCGCTGCTTTGCTTTCACGAGACCTGCAGGAGCTCGTTTACCATGATGGGCGACTGGAATGAGTGTGGGCTTTCAACACAAACTGAACGTCAAGATCAGCGTTTGGGTCGGATCGTTAACTGTCATGAAAAAGGATGTTAGCGATGAAAGCGATGACTCGAGTGTTCACTGGCCTGGCATTGGTTGGTGCTATGGGGGCTTCTTCCGCTTGGGCTGATACGCCCGGAGCTGACTGGAAGGTGAATAAGGATCAGGCCGAGGCAGCCCTGAAAGGGGCAGGCTACACCCAGATCACCAAAATCGAAGCTGACGATGGTCATTGGGAAGGTGAGGGCATCAAGGCTGACGGCAAGCAGTACGAATTCCAGGTAGATCCGCACGACGGCAAAATCATCAAAGACGAACTGGATAACTGATCAGGGCGGGTATTGCTCTCTGGGCGGCCCGCGCGTGGAGCGCGGGCTTTTTTCTGCTAGCAGTCCATTCTCTTTGGCCCTGAACAACGTTATCGGTTGTCCTCAGTCATGCCACTGTCTTCATCCTGTACCGCTTGCGAAGCTTCATCAATTTCGCTTTGCCCATTGTCCGATTTGGGCCCCGTGGTATGGCCTCCCATCCCACCCTGATGAGCTGCACCAGCTGCGCCCTGGTGATCGCTTTGGTATCCACCGCCTAAGTCTTGATCACCTTGAGGGACTTCTCGTTGAGGGTCGGATTCGCCTTCCCACGTCTGTCCGCCCGTTTGACCGGGCTCAGATGGCGGGTGTGGGTCATTCTCGAAGCCACCAGGATTGTTCTGATCGGTGCCGCCTTGTTGACCGGTCTTGTCTGGATCGTTTGCCATGATCACTTACCTCGAAGGTTCACACAGGGAGCCTGTGTTTCCTTGAGATACCGAGCAACAGCATCCCGCTCCCAATACTTTCGTACTGGCTGACCGGGGGCGCGAAAGGTCGTAAATGGTAACGTCTTGCACGATAAAGGTCGTTGCAATACGCCCCGCAAGCGGAGCGCGCCGGCCAGGATGGCCAGAGGCGTGAGGATGGAAGCCCGACCGGGCCGTACCCTGCCAACGGCAGGGTGCGGTTCACGACAGCCGTCCCCAGAGGGGCACGTCAAGGTGGCGATCAAGCTTCCGCTGCTATTCAGGCTTGAAACGCCAACTTGATTGGATTTCCCAGGCTGAGAGGGTAGGGCCGACAACTTCCCAATTGATCGTGGAACAGTATCCAAAAGAAAGCCCGCTGGGGGCGGGCAAAGGAGCTTCTATCACACGTAGGGATAGCTAACATTCCCACACCGTATGTGAAAAGGGCATGAATAATATCGGGCGAGGTCTATCGCAAACCGCTTGCGTGAGCCCAGGATGTGTAAGCCGAAACCAGGCTTTGAGGGATGCTCGGCAAGCCCTGCTCAATTTCGGCCAACTGTGACTCTCATCGCAGGCGCGTTTCGTCCGCACTACCTATGCAGCCGGGGATCCTTCGAATACTGTATTCCCATACAGTTATAGAGAATGCCGCCATGACAGGCACCAATCTGCCCGTAATGTCGATCCAAGAGTGGCGGCAGCTGCTCAACGACACCGAGGCCCTGCTCCTCGCACCTAAGAAACATCACAGGGAGCTTCTGCATCACGCATATGCGCTACGTGATACGCATGCCGTAGACTCAGGAACCTTGGCCGATATGCTGGAGCTCGCGGACGAAGCATTGATGTACGCCCACTCCGTCCAAGCTGATCCGCAGTGGTAGGCTAAATACACGCCCGGGTGGGATGGCGTCGTGTGGGATAGCAATGGCGAAAGGAAGAGATCGTGAAAAGAGATCTGAGCAAGGTACTCATGCCTGACCACCCCTGTACACCGAGGCCGTGGAAGCACTCAAGCTGTACCACCAAGCCCAGGCGAAAGGGGTAGTCGGAGCGGAGCTGAAGCGGCTCAAGCTGATGGCCGAGCATCGCTTCCAGGCGTTCACCGACTACCAGTTGCACGCCCTAGGCGGGCCCACAGAGAAAGGTCATTAACAGGCGGCCTGCATCAGGCCGATACCCTGCATGCAAGGTGTGGAAATTTGCCATGTACGTGACCAGTGATTTTTATCGATGCTTACCAGCCGTTTGCATTCGACGTGGCCAGCCACTTGCAATCGTTACGACCAATCGCCCACATGGCTAAGAGGCGCAAGCAGTAATTCACGATTGACCGCTAACGACCCATAGCGGCCATCCAACTGCTGGCGCTATTTATTATTCTCTTGCCCTCGCCGTTCCTTGGTGGAACGCCAATTGCCAATCGCATCCTACTTGGCGCCATATCGAGCTTCTCAAAGACTCGCTACCGCCGCTCGGATCAAGAACAGCGCATCGATAGGTGCTCAGCACCACTGTTTCGGAGAGGATGCGTATCTGAAAATCGTAGATCTGACGCTGGACAAAGTCTTGTTCCAGCAAGGCGTCGATGATCTGTGCTCGGTTCCAAACGACACCATTCGCGCCAAATTCTACAAAATCTGGAGCCAGCAAGCTGTTCAGTATGTCGCGATCAAGACGAGTTTTGCGCTCAAGCAGACGTACTTCCAGCGCGTGAATGGCTGACTCCAGCCATGCCTTCGAAACACTCATGTTGTTGACCTTCTCGTGTGAAACATAATCCCCCCGATAGGCATGGCTGGATGGAACCAAACCGTTACTGTTGGTCTGGAAACACTGCCGAAACAGTTTGCGCGGCTGCGGAGCAGGGCAAATCTGCTGATTAGCCATTACAAGCGCCAGTTGATCGTAACTCGCCAACTGGCATGGCGCATGCAGCATGTCTACGGCGTACCCTTTTAGGTCTTATCTCATGGATAGCATCAGCTTGTTACCCAAGCTCCTTGTCCGCAAGCCTGTCAGTGACGATGCCGCTGCCATAGCCATCCTTCACATCCGCAGTTGGCAAAGCGCCTACGTAGGGCTGCTGTCGAAACGATACCTGAGCGCCTTAGACACCAGTGTGGAACGCCGTGTGGTGTTCCTGAAGCAGGCAATCGAGTCTGGCAGCCCCTCAATTCGCGTGGCCGAATTGGATGGGCAAGTGATTGGGTGGGTTTCGTTCGGCCCTAGCCGTGACCAGGATGCTCCCAACGGCACTGCTGAACTGATGGCAATCTACCTCGACCCATTATGCTGGGCACGTGGTATTGGCACGGCTCTTTGGGCAGAGGCCCGGCAGGCATTGATGGGCCATGGCTATCAACAGGTTTGTGCGTGGGTGCTCGACGGCAACGAGCGAGCCACACGCTTTTACTGCAAGCATGGTTTTTCAGCGCAGGCAGGAAGCCAACGCATCTTTGAAGAAAATTGTGAACCCCTCTCGCTTACCCGCTATGGCTTGATGCTCGATTCATGACGAAACAGGTCGCTCTGCGTGCATTCACTCTGGCCGATCAAGCGGCGCTGGAGCGCTGGGCAATTGGAGCGCGTGCTTTGCACTACATGGCACGAACACAACCCAGTCGAAAGGCATTGCTCTGGCAAGTTATCGTTGTCGATGGGCGAGACATCGGCACGATCTGGGTAGAGTCCTGCGACCATCCAACCCATGCCAGCCTTGGCGTGCTGCTGGGCGACACCGCTCTGATGGGGCAAGGGATCGGACGACGAGCCATGCAGCTTGCGCTTGATCAACTGGCGTAGACCACTGCCTGCTGGCAGTAACGCTAAACGTACGGTCAACCAATATGCGTGCCATCAAATGCTATCTGGGTTGTGGTTTCCGTGTTTGCGACAGATTTGTTCGCACATCCGCCACAGGTAGTTATGAGGTTCTAAAAATGATCAAGGATTTGACTGTTTGACGTCCCTTCAATGTTCCGTCTGGGTCAATCGTGGTCAGTCGAACCGGCTGCTTTCGACCCATTGCAGGGGAGAATCACTGCTTCTGCGATAGATAAGCTAGTCGAGAAGCTCAACGTAACTAGACTCGCCCTCACCCGTCGCACCGGATAACCATCCCCAAACAAAATGAAGCGTCGTGCGTCCGAGATCGTCTTGGCCAATCTCACCCCGCGACCAGCCAGCAAGGATCTCATCCTCAGTGGTAAGGCAGTGATAAAGAAGCTCGATTGTGTTGCTGCCGGTCACCCGCCCCACTTGACTGCCCAAGCGGATCCGGCCGCCGTGGTATGTGCCGGTGATGGCCCCACCGTCGACGAAATAGTGAAATATCGTTCCAGTACCAGAGAGCCCTTGGGAGTTGTTGGCTACGGTGAATCGACGGTTGTTCAACCGCTCGTGAATTTCGGAACTTGCCATAAGCTACTTGCCCTCACCTGGAAATCCATTTCAGAAGCGCAAAGCCTATACCTAGATGGCTGGGGCTTCTATCTGAATGTCCGCAATGGGTCGGTAGCGGACAGTCGCGGCTGACCGCATTCGACCCGAATGCTAGCTGTCAACACCGACCGCCAGCGAGGCAAGCTTATTTTGCATGACGAGCTTACTCTTGCTGTATCAGCAGCCATTTGCATCACCTAATGCAAGCGGAGCGCGCAGCCCATGGATGGGCAGAGGCGTGAGGATGGAAGCCCGGTAGGGCCGTTCCCCTGGCAGCGCCAGGGTGCGGTTTACGACACCCGTCCCCCCGCTGGGGCACGCCCAGTGGGAGATCTGCTTCCGACCTCCGCTATCTACTGGAACGGCTGTTGGTATTCGCCGGCGTGGATGTAACGGGGCGGTGCAGATGCGCGCCGGTTGGATCGGTGATTTGGATGACGTTGCCGTACTCCCATCCATCCGCCTGAGGATCAGCTGCAGGAATACGAATGTCGGCCCGCTGAGCTTTGATTCTTGTCGCATCAACGCCCAAGCGTCGATTGCGCTGCTCAACCATTGCAGCATCAACCTGCCCATCTGCGGTAAAGCCCATCATCAACTGCGGCACACCCACAGGCAGCGCTTTGTCCTGGTCGGTGTGCCAGGTATGCCATGTCTTTCCATATGTATGCGCAAGTCGCTCCATCAGAGCATGTTCAGCTGGTGCAGGAATGCCTGGGGCGATCAGTTGCCCAGAAGAGACCTCGTAGACATGGCTATGCCACATCGCCTTCTCTTTGGCTGGTAACCCGGCAAAAAGCTTCTCGTTGATGATGTATTCCACGCCCATGACCTTCGCGCCCTTTGTGTTGCCGTCGAAGATCACGCACTGGATAACATCCTCATTCAGGATTGAACAGTAGTGATGCGCCTCCATCTGCACACCGGGATGCCCATTATAGAAATGAAAGCCATCTAGGTAGACGTTGATGGCCTCAATGGGCGGCTTGGACTGTAGTGCCGCTGCACCGGCTTCCAGCAGCTGGGTTGTGGCTGATATAGGTCTGCCGGGTGACTCTACAGGCGACTTTGTTTCGGGAGCGGAGCAAGCCCCCAGTAGGGTGCAGGCGAGGGGAAGGGATATCGACTGAATCAACTGTCGCATGAGCGCACCTCTAGTATTGTTCCTAGAGGACAACCTAGGTCTTAGAAGCGGACAACCCACAGGACGAATGGCCGGGTTCGAAGAGGAATTGCGGGCAAAAGAAAGCCCGCTGCTAGACGGGCAAGGGAGCTTGTATCACACGTAGGGATAGCTAACATTCCCACAACGCATGTGAAAATGACGTCAATAAACTCGGCGGTGAAGGCTGTACCTGTCAAACCCCCGCGCTCTTGAGTGGATGTGGTCTAGCGGTTGCGTAAGGTATCCAGTGCAGGTGACCAGACTTTATGTCCGCAGCGTTCACACACGACTGAGTCTTGAGGTTCATGGAAGGTTGGGAAGCCGCAGCTGACGCAACAGTGCAGGCCAGCGTTCGGCGGCGAAAGGTACTCTGGACGATGTTCAACTGGCAGCACTGACAGCCCTGGCCGGGTGTCGTCTGGCCCATAGAAATAAAGACTGAGATCGCCATCAGTTTCCAATATGCCGAGCCGAACCTGGCCGAGATGCTCCACGCCTTGTTGGCGCAGCTCCATGAAGAGCTCGTTGGACGAGATGTTCAAATTCCGCAGCGAATGGATCTCGTACATTCCTTCCTTTACGACTGTGATGGGCAACCCATCGATCCAGGCCTCGCATGTTCTGCTGCGCCTCATCATGTAGACGGTTCCGCGATAGAGCAGCAAAAGCGTGAGGAAAACCAATGCGACCGGGAGGAGGGGTACATCTTCGTAGAAAGTCACATCGCCTGCGGCTGAGCCCAAGGTGAGGATCACCACGAGCTCGAATCGGGAGAGCTGCCTGATTCCGCGTCGACCACTGAACTTCAAGAAGAAGAACACGGCCAGGAAAGCTGCAGAAACTCGCAAGGCAACCTCTAGGAGGAAGGTCATTGGAAATTCGCCTATCAGCATCCGTTGCAGATCGAATGTGACCATTCTCTGTTCCTTTTTTTAGTTATTGATCGAGCGTCGGGCAGGCCGCTTCCCTAGCGCTTACTCGTTCGTTGTAGAGAGCCTTGAGGTCAAAAGAAGGTAACCGTCTGGCCAACTCCACCCCTCAGCACACAGACCAGCTCGGACAAGAACGGGTGGAAAACAAAGCCTTGCCCGCAGGTATACCCATTGAATAAGCCTGTATCTGACGTAGGTCATGCAGAGCCTGCCAGCGGGTCGCAATCGACGATGGCTTCATTGTATACTTCGGCTCCGCATACCCCTTGAGCTACAGGAACATCAGCATGACTGTACTCCAAACGATCTACTGGCAGCCTACGCCGCCTTAGCGCTACGCCCCCTCGCAACAACCTGCTTCCGCTAGCCTCGCTCGCGGGTGCTCACTGCTGTACGCCTGGTTTTACACCTTAAGCACACAGCAAAAAATCCTCAAAATTTGAATTTGTATCGATTCGCTCGCCACTCCCTTGGCGTGCGCGATGCTTTGCCTTGGATATTTATATGCTGCAAAAACTTAGACAAACGTGGTTTTCCAACGTCCGTGCCGACGTGCTCGCGGGGCTGGTGGTCGCACTCGCGCTGATCCCGGAAGCCATCGCCTTTTCCATCATCGCCGGGGTAGATCCCAAAGTCGGTCTCTACGCCTCCTTCTGTATCTGTGCTGTCATCGCCTTTGTCGGCGGGCGCCCCGGAATGATCTCGGCGGCGACAGGAGCCATGGCACTGCTGATGGTTACGCTGGTAAAAGAGCATGGACTCCAGTACCTGCTGGCCGCGACGCTACTATGTGGCGTACTTCAAATCCTTGCCGGCTACCTGAAGCTCGGCTCGTTGATGCGCTTTGTTTCACGCTCGGTAGTCACCGGCTTCGTAAACGCATTAGCGATTCTGATTTTTATGGCGCAATTGCCTGAGCTGACCAATGTCACCTGGCATGTCTATGCCATGACCGCTGCGGGCCTGGGAATCATCTACCTGTTCCCGTATGTACCGAAAATCGGCAAGGTGATTCCCTCTCCATTGGTGTGCATTCTGACGCTGACTGCCATCGCCATTTACCTCGGTTTGGATATCCGCACCGTCGGTGACATGGGCCAACTGCCTGATACGCTCCCGATCTTCCTCTGGCCTGAAGTTCCGCTGAATTTTGAAACCCTGCGCATCATTTTCCCGTACTCGGCTGCGTTGGCAGTAGTGGGTCTACTCGAATCAATGATGACCGCGACCATCGTCGACGACCTTACCGACACCACCAGCAACAAAAACCGCGAGTGCAAAGGCCAGGGTGTGGCCAACATCGCTGCCGGCATGCTTGGCGGCATGGCAGGTTGCGCCATGATCGGCCAGTCGATCATCAACGTGAAATCTGGTGGCCGCACCCGTCTCTCGACATTGTGTGCCGGCGTTTTCCTGCTGCTGATGGTGGTATTTCTTGGCGAGTGGCTCTCCAAAATCCCTATGGCGGCACTCGTGGCTGTGATGATCATGGTGTCCATCGGCACCTTTAGCTGGGATTCCTTGCGTAATCTGAAAGAGCATCCGCTGTCGACCAACCTCGTCATGGTGGCGACCGTCGTGGTCGTCGTGGCCACTCACAATCTGGCTTACGGCGTACTGGTAGGTGTGCTGCTGGCCTCCCTGTTCTTCGCAAACAAGGTCGGGCACTACCTGGATATCAAGAGCACTCTTGAAGAGACGAAATCGCATCGGACTTACCGCGTCGTGGGCCAGGTGTTCTTTAGCTCTGCGGACAAGTTCACTGAGGTTTTTGACTTCAAGGAGGCGCTCAACAAGGTCACCATCGATCTCACACAGGCGCATTTCTGGGATATCACCGCCGTCGCAGCGCTGGATAAGGTCGTGATCAAGTTCCGACGCGAAGGCGCTGAGGTTGAAGTGCTCGGTCTCAATGAAGCCAGCGCGACAATCGTTGACCGCTTCGGCGTGCATGACAAACCCGGTGCCATCGACAAGCTCATGAGCCACTAAGGAGAACGACAATGACCCGCGTAATGGCATGCATTGATAACTCACAATCCTCATTGGCGGTCTGCGATTACGCAGCATGGGCCTCGCAACGACTCAGCGCTCCCCTGACCTTGCTTCATGTGCTGGATAAGGAGAAATATCCTGCATCCGCTGACCTCAGCGGCAATATCGGTCTCGGTAGCAGAGAACATCTGCTGGAAGAGTTGGCCATGCTGGATGCGCAGCGGGCAAAACTGGCG
Protein-coding regions in this window:
- a CDS encoding N-acetyltransferase family protein, which produces MDSISLLPKLLVRKPVSDDAAAIAILHIRSWQSAYVGLLSKRYLSALDTSVERRVVFLKQAIESGSPSIRVAELDGQVIGWVSFGPSRDQDAPNGTAELMAIYLDPLCWARGIGTALWAEARQALMGHGYQQVCAWVLDGNERATRFYCKHGFSAQAGSQRIFEENCEPLSLTRYGLMLDS
- a CDS encoding OBAP family protein; this encodes MRQLIQSISLPLACTLLGACSAPETKSPVESPGRPISATTQLLEAGAAALQSKPPIEAINVYLDGFHFYNGHPGVQMEAHHYCSILNEDVIQCVIFDGNTKGAKVMGVEYIINEKLFAGLPAKEKAMWHSHVYEVSSGQLIAPGIPAPAEHALMERLAHTYGKTWHTWHTDQDKALPVGVPQLMMGFTADGQVDAAMVEQRNRRLGVDATRIKAQRADIRIPAADPQADGWEYGNVIQITDPTGAHLHRPVTSTPANTNSRSSR
- a CDS encoding stress-induced protein; amino-acid sequence: MANDPDKTGQQGGTDQNNPGGFENDPHPPSEPGQTGGQTWEGESDPQREVPQGDQDLGGGYQSDHQGAAGAAHQGGMGGHTTGPKSDNGQSEIDEASQAVQDEDSGMTEDNR
- a CDS encoding SulP family inorganic anion transporter, giving the protein MLQKLRQTWFSNVRADVLAGLVVALALIPEAIAFSIIAGVDPKVGLYASFCICAVIAFVGGRPGMISAATGAMALLMVTLVKEHGLQYLLAATLLCGVLQILAGYLKLGSLMRFVSRSVVTGFVNALAILIFMAQLPELTNVTWHVYAMTAAGLGIIYLFPYVPKIGKVIPSPLVCILTLTAIAIYLGLDIRTVGDMGQLPDTLPIFLWPEVPLNFETLRIIFPYSAALAVVGLLESMMTATIVDDLTDTTSNKNRECKGQGVANIAAGMLGGMAGCAMIGQSIINVKSGGRTRLSTLCAGVFLLLMVVFLGEWLSKIPMAALVAVMIMVSIGTFSWDSLRNLKEHPLSTNLVMVATVVVVVATHNLAYGVLVGVLLASLFFANKVGHYLDIKSTLEETKSHRTYRVVGQVFFSSADKFTEVFDFKEALNKVTIDLTQAHFWDITAVAALDKVVIKFRREGAEVEVLGLNEASATIVDRFGVHDKPGAIDKLMSH
- a CDS encoding DUF4440 domain-containing protein produces the protein MLHAPCQLASYDQLALVMANQQICPAPQPRKLFRQCFQTNSNGLVPSSHAYRGDYVSHEKVNNMSVSKAWLESAIHALEVRLLERKTRLDRDILNSLLAPDFVEFGANGVVWNRAQIIDALLEQDFVQRQIYDFQIRILSETVVLSTYRCAVLDPSGGSESLRSSIWRQVGCDWQLAFHQGTARARE
- a CDS encoding PepSY domain-containing protein, with translation MKAMTRVFTGLALVGAMGASSAWADTPGADWKVNKDQAEAALKGAGYTQITKIEADDGHWEGEGIKADGKQYEFQVDPHDGKIIKDELDN
- a CDS encoding NUDIX domain-containing protein: MSVTKHRPVRAKATIICSRNDKVLLVRRKGAKWKFPSGVLATGEAPIVAAARELWKGLALHRTSLNAVGTVEVGNVLHHIFTTDVPDGCCVALGRGIVDCKWICWEDLSSTMLKPTAAALLSRDLQELVYHDGRLE
- a CDS encoding DUF421 domain-containing protein translates to MVTFDLQRMLIGEFPMTFLLEVALRVSAAFLAVFFFLKFSGRRGIRQLSRFELVVILTLGSAAGDVTFYEDVPLLPVALVFLTLLLLYRGTVYMMRRSRTCEAWIDGLPITVVKEGMYEIHSLRNLNISSNELFMELRQQGVEHLGQVRLGILETDGDLSLYFYGPDDTRPGLSVLPVEHRPEYLSPPNAGLHCCVSCGFPTFHEPQDSVVCERCGHKVWSPALDTLRNR